From the Onychostoma macrolepis isolate SWU-2019 chromosome 13, ASM1243209v1, whole genome shotgun sequence genome, the window agagaaaggaaaattttaaatcgcatcatatgacccctttaaaaggctgcctacataggcagcactaggttttgaaacagagtgtgaattaaaatataaaggaaATAAACACTATTTATAAGTGACTGAGTGAGATATTACAGAAGTGTGCTTCACTAATATGTCTTTTACATCTAGATAATGAAACCAAATAACACATTAGTCTTTCCGTTGAAGAACATGTAATGCTGTCTGGATTGTTTTGCACATCCTCCAAACCTTTATCGCATCAAAAGTTTACTTACTAGTTAATCATATAAAgtataatcaaaaaaaaaaggcaagtaTGTACACTAGTGCTAACAAAACCTTCTTTTGTTGCAGACACTGACGTCTCTGGGCAGATCACACCCACAACCCTCTCACCTCTCGCCCGACTGTACATTTACGCCCTTCACGGCTGTCTCTGTGAGGTGGCGTTCACCGCAGCCTGGGATTGGTACTACACCCACGACCACAGACTCGCAGGTCACACAAGCCTATGGGCACTCCTTATTTACAGCTCTGCCATCTTCTTCATGGAGGGCCTAAGTGCAAGACTGCAGCAGAAACACTGCCCCCTACCAGTCAGGCTGACTGTCTACACTCTCTTCATCTATATGTGGGAGTTTACCTGGGGTTTTCTGCTCAGGCTGTTCGGGGCCTGTCCTTGGGACTATTCAGAATTCAGGTATAACTTAATAGGCCTGGTGACGCTCGAATATGCCGTTCCCTGGGCGTTGGCGGCACTTATAGCTGAAAAACATGTGATCAGGAACACTTTGAAGATACGGCTAGATAAGTAGTCAATATAAACAGATAATAACTGTTTAACAGAACATGGTAAAAATCTATGCTTTTGTATTGGGATAGAGTGTTAGGTAGGCCTGATAAATGCTACAATGCTAATAAAACAGTCGGGTTTCAGAAATAAAAAccacattcattttctccattgaaaaattgattattaatgaacttattaatttttaaaagacaGACCTTCTGTGAGTTACAAGGTTGTTAATCAGTGGTGTATTATTTTGTTGAAGCCATCAGTcctcatttgtttgttttaatattccTGTTTAACTGCAACATTCCTGGCAAAAACTACATAAACCATGATTGTGCAAAGAAATCACTATCAATCAGAGAACAGAAGCAAGCAAATCCCACCCACTCCTgtgaaacactgtaaaaaacattacctacataaatatttgtatatattatgcattatatatatatatatatatatatattatatatttattttgaaacatgcataaaatgttgttttgaataCACAATAGGCattcttaaaataatagttttatataaagatagatatagatatatatccgtcatttttcatttaattatatcATTTGCAGTGCTTCATGGGATTGTCTCTCTTGTGATGTTGTGATTCACCTTGTAGCTGTAGCTGGTTGCTTTGACTTGCAACTGTTTtacaaagatgttttttttttttttttaaatccctatgggaaaaatgaatggaaaatttACTTCCAAAACCAAGGTTGATGAAAAAGCTCCGTTTTGCAAAAGTGAAGATGAAACTCAGCTTAAATGTCAGGAAAACATTTCGGTAGATTGcacataacaataacaataacaataacaataacagaAAAACAGTTTATATGTTTAATAACTGCTAATACAGGCAAAAATGGTTGGGACAAAACCAAAATTCTGGCTTTGGTACAAAATTCAGCCTTACACAAGTGTTGGAGTAAATTTGTCAGGTCTACAGGTTTGCCCTTTCTGTTTGCTCTGTTTGTTATACCATGTTTCACTTCTACAGCCCTGCTTTTCAATGAATTGAGGGCAGTGAACCGCATCTCACATGTTTACCTCCATTTCTATCACAGTGTGGCCAAATATACTAGCTAGCTTTAACCACACATTACCTAACACTACCTTAGCTTTTATACTTTATAAAACTGCTGAGTAGCAGCACATTGTAGTCAGGCACCAAAATTGGACAGCACCAtaccattttacattttgatacCTAGAGTACCAACACTGTAGCCAGTCAGTTATGTATGACagttttatgaaattaatttataattgatGGAATAGGAAAGAtattatgcattaaattaaatcaagcaaCAGTACTAATTATGATGCAGACTTACCATTacattaattgtatttaaaaaccttttcaagatatttatttttatttttatttttttttatcgacTTGCACTTTGTCATGTATATGTTTAAAGCAATTTAAGagcatattttctttattatttaaaggcCTAATACAAGGAACATATGTTTTGTCTAATAATGTGTGATTAGGATTTATTGTGAACATGATACTGTGCTGTTATTAAAAACGTTGATACATTGGTCCTAAGAAGTGctcatgtgtgtttatgtgtctCAGTAGGGTCTCTTCCGTTCTGGGTCTTGGGCAACATACAAAGCGACACAATGTTGTGATCTTTTCCACTGATACCTAAAGAAGCCCACACATAAACACAGTGGTGTTAACAAACAGTTACTGTCATTCACACACGCACTGACATAAATACTTGCTCAGTTGGTTTTCTGTCCCTGAGATTTCTGTCCCTGAGAAGTTCTGGCACTTATTAGACTATTAACATAAATGCTCATAAGAATAGCACACTCACTCTGTCTCTCCAAAAATAAGAAGACAATCCCCTGTGGACAGGTTGTACTCCTTGCCATTCATGAAGACGCTAGAGGACCCCTcctaaataaaatacaacaaaaagtaggcaaataaatgtataaggctgaaataaaaatactgattacTGAATGAAGCATGGTGTAATGTGTTACCAGTTGCCAGATCCAGCCATCAGTTTTTCTTCTAGAGGTTCCAGATGTCCCAGGACCAAAGAGAAACGTCTAACGGACAGAAAGTCTAAGTCAGCAAATACATTATTGCCAAAgcttcatccatccatccatccatatatctatctataaagACTTTCTCAGTAGTCAAATCTAAGAACAATTTCTCAATACTTAGCACAACTGCAAATCAGTAACTTGCTGTCTTGCTACTCTTGCACGAGTTAAACAAACTTTTACAGGACACAA encodes:
- the LOC131552136 gene encoding transmembrane protein 229B-like, producing MESRTLLMRRQGPKSDDTDVSGQITPTTLSPLARLYIYALHGCLCEVAFTAAWDWYYTHDHRLAGHTSLWALLIYSSAIFFMEGLSARLQQKHCPLPVRLTVYTLFIYMWEFTWGFLLRLFGACPWDYSEFRYNLIGLVTLEYAVPWALAALIAEKHVIRNTLKIRLDK